In the Lysinibacillus sp. PLM2 genome, one interval contains:
- the tpiA gene encoding triosephosphate isomerase yields the protein MRKPIIAGNWKMYKTFDEATEFVEAVRDKIPSEEIVDAVICAPSLYLPTLVDIAFETNLAIGAQNMHFEHEGAFTGEISPAQLSAVNVDYVILGHSERREYFNETDEAVNKKVRAAINHGIVPIICCGETLEEREASETVKKVEKQIKAALEGFTAEEVEHMVIAYEPIWAIGTGKTATADDANTVCGAIRNVVEELYGRETSEKIRIQYGGSVKPENIKELLSKEHIDGALVGGASLQADSYLKLLEAAM from the coding sequence ATGCGTAAACCGATCATTGCTGGAAATTGGAAAATGTATAAAACCTTTGATGAGGCGACTGAATTTGTAGAAGCGGTGCGCGATAAAATTCCATCTGAAGAAATTGTTGACGCGGTTATTTGTGCGCCTTCGTTATATTTACCTACATTAGTTGATATTGCCTTTGAAACTAATTTAGCAATTGGGGCACAAAATATGCACTTTGAACATGAAGGGGCATTTACTGGAGAAATTAGTCCTGCCCAGTTATCAGCAGTAAATGTTGATTATGTAATTCTAGGGCATTCAGAACGTAGAGAGTATTTTAACGAGACAGACGAAGCGGTTAATAAAAAGGTACGTGCTGCGATAAATCATGGTATTGTTCCAATTATTTGCTGTGGTGAAACATTGGAAGAGCGTGAAGCAAGCGAAACAGTGAAAAAAGTGGAGAAGCAAATAAAAGCTGCTCTTGAAGGTTTTACTGCTGAAGAAGTAGAACATATGGTCATTGCTTACGAGCCAATTTGGGCAATCGGAACTGGTAAAACAGCAACTGCTGATGATGCGAATACAGTATGTGGAGCAATTCGAAACGTAGTAGAAGAACTATATGGACGTGAAACTTCTGAAAAAATTCGTATTCAATATGGTGGCAGTGTTAAACCAGAAAATATTAAAGAATTACTTTCAAAAGAACATATCGATGGTGCACTTGTAGGTGGTGCAAGCTTACAGGCTGATTCTTATTTGAAATTATTGGAGGCGGCAATGTAA